The region aatatctccaaccagaatatcgggatttattttcccatggcaaaaaatttcagacgcataattcattcatgcatcatttcacagcatatacatgcatgcaatgttcgcatttattttcaagcgcataaaacatctcatgcatcatgacatggcatgaggctaactcttttttttccaggttaattatcctcctgatacagtcaaaataaagattcattcagacgaatatctttatcgattacattcaagattcagatacatctttcagatataatccatatgaatattcattctgacaagcattctgatatcctcctaatgatggcatctttaagcccatcccagaaatttattgcaaatacaacatatacaaatattatcagatatagcctaacgtacgactcattctgattcagcctaacgtatggttccttcaactgttccaatacggtctagcgtacgacccatttggatattcatcccctcagatactacctagcatacggtacattctgaaatgtagtctagcgtatgactaccccttttatcatcagatacaacctaatggacggctcattctgctactcagatacgatctagcgtatgatccattctgatcttttatcctcagatacagcctaatggacggctcattctgcaactcagatacggtctagtgtacgacccagactagctcttctcatcagatactacctagcatacggtacattctgaaatgtagtctagcgtacgactactttttatcgtcagatacagcctaacggacggctcattctactactcagatacgatctagcgtacgatccattctgatctttatttctcccGATACAACCTAACGGACGActcactctgctactcagatacggtctagcatatgacccattctgatccttatctcatcaggttcagctcaccctaatatcacctaatggatgactcattatacggtctagcgtacgacccagtgtgacatccatgtcttcagatatggtctaatgtacgacgcacttTGAAGCTCTCATCACCAAACTTTatggatggcatctttaagcccgtctccatcaagactatcttttaattaacaagtgcaaatttttggggcattctaagtgttcaataatcttccacctccaggtcacgaatggcgtacataccattctaattctctcggtttaagaatattgaacaggggcagctgtcataccccaaaatttgcctgttaattgttatgataaattgattcatgcatgtCATTCATTTtacatttgcattcattcattagcatacattctcatataaattataaattttaatttatttattatgtgatacagatataaaaaataataatgattttggttatctgtatgatataaataaattatatatatatatatatatatatatatatatatatatatatatatatatatatatatatatatatatatatataaaaataaaatagttttaatttaatgataaataaaaatagatttgaatttgaattgtataattaaaattttaaattaattttatttgttaaagctcattaaattataataactattttttataatttagtgactcatgttccatttattcattatttataaatagtatttatttagtaattcatgttttttacttaataaaatttatttataaaagtaacatttttttttaaaaagcccataaattataaaataattttggttgatataagtaagaataattttgattttttttaaatgatgaaagtaaaaatagaaataggtttaaattttaattcaattatgtaactaaaatttaaattaatttttatttgttaagagtcatttaaattattcattatttataataaaatttgtatttaataaatatttatttataataatagatatttaagaccaaatccaaaccaaaaatatataaataatcatagtattatttatcatatgatggttttgttttataaaaataattttggctctaatttaataacaaaattttaattttaattgtgCAATTAAAgctttaaattaattttatttttggtttaTTATTAAATTGCATTTTATTATAATTTAGAAAAGTGAAGTTTGAATGAGTATTCCATGCCTCACGTGGAATTTGAACTTTTGAAATACCAGCCCATGCAAAATGTTAGAGCTAACTCTCCTAAATTATATGGTGAGATCCTAAAatataggaagggatccaaatatttagcaaggttaaaccctaatccacaccattataaatacttcatatggctgcagcgagagaaaaaaaaagagaaaaaagaggagagatacaggagaagaagatacacaaggcaaggcagaagcaagaagattcacgggcagggaaaagagaagcaaccataaagcactcatagcctgaataagaacaacacacatacagtgagcaagctagaagaatcaaatccccagtaagtgttcattatggaatttgcatccagcatgattaccttgcaatactccttaatttatgcatgaataatattggtttaatatatatattgagatgatgtattcatggtttggtggatgttgatattgctttattcaagtatgcatctgttcttgatatgtcatagcatgttggagaaattttgtttgcatgattaaagaattatatctgccatttaattattattatatgagtgttgtttctagcatgattatgtttattttgttagaaaattcggtaaaattaaatggatccaggactgaatcgtgattgagaatcattttccttaaaagtatttcaagcactcttttattatgtcttagagttggaaaatgcaagaacactcaggataatatcagccttaatttcgagtctgcacaagacaagtgaagaacccgaaatgcaaggaaggtttttctggaatttggaagagaaatacgtttttagttcttatgttatttttctgaatagaatcatatatttataggagatatggatgttgtttcaaaagtttgcaacctttgatgaaacaacaccatttcaccataaaacacaATGTTTCATATATGACACTATTTCATAAGTGCTCAAGTGCTGCCTACAAGCCGCCACTAGCGCCTCTACGCCCACGCCCCCGGTCCCGGAGCTGGAGCCGGTGTCGCCGGTGGCAACACCGGCGAGGGTCCATTGATTGTGTCAAGTGGCATAATGCTTGGGACCACCACATGTCCATGTGGCACCTTATTCTCTTTGTTCCTTTGGTGAGTTAAAGTTCCAAAGCATTTATAAATGCTTTAAAGGATGTCTCCACTTTCTATGTGGGACTTAAAGCAAAGCATTAAATGCTATttaactcttttgtcattttggaactaatattgcaaaacaatttccaacaatcccccactagttctaataatgataaaaattattccagatagtgaaatataaaaaagtgttaatacagttaggtatctttcgatttTAAACTTAACCTTAGTGAGGATAACGCAAAGTTTAATCGGAATGTTTGGTAGCAAAGcttttaaaccattaatccatGGGATCAGACCGGcgttaccttacacacactctttaaaggttcttcctttacatatctcgcttagcacttatttatggccatatgctatccttttcatgaatttttcatgagagaaactccaactctcactttgagacggCACCATCTCAAAATTCACATAGGTGAGGTTCATATAGCATCCTTTCCAATAGATACTCTTCTTCGTTAATGAACTTCATTAAGAGGTTTTGGAAACCTCAACCCTCAATTCAACACAGTCAACCTTATTTCCCAAATTCTTGACTTACATCCAAttcaacgacttgttgttacccattgaatcttgaaTTTAATGTTTTGTTAACATAAGATTGGGTTGATGCCGCTGTCGGAACTTTTATTTAAGGAGTTTCAACCCCATTCCTCTCGAGGTTGTTCGTACTAAGTCTCTGGCCAGTGGCTTAATAAACGGATCTGCTAAGTTATAGCATGTTCGTATGTAGGTGAGTGAAATGATTCcatccttaatcaattttcttacgaacgaatgtctaagtcctatatgtctagactttccattataCACTTCGCTGAATGCTCTTGCTAATGTGGCTTGGCTATCGCAATGTATCATCACTTTGTAGACATTGTCTTTAGCCAATGGAACTTCCAACAGAAGATCCCTCAACCATTCCGCTTCTTGACCGGCGGAAGCGAGAGCCACgaactctgattccatggtcgaaagtgtaatgcatgtttgtttcttgctcttccaagaaattgcTCCACCAGCAAGTGTAAATATCCATCCAGTTGTAGATTTATGGTCTCCAATATTAGATATCCAACTCGCATCAGTGTATCCTTCTAATATGGCAGGGAACCTTCCATAGTGAAGACCAAGGTCCTTGGTTTTCAGTAGATAGCCAAAAATCCTTGTAATTGCCTTCCAATGTTCATTACTTGGATTACTAGTAAATCGACTCATTTTACTGACTGCAAATGATATGTCGGGTCTGGTACATTGCATTAGGTACATTAGACACCctattgcacttgcatattccaattgagcCATTGATCTTCCATTATTCTTTTGAAGTCTGTTGGCATGATCAAATGGAGTggttacttccttaaagtttagatgtttaaacttatcaagcattttctcaatatagtgggtttgactaagttcataacccccactatttcgcTTGACCTTGATCCCTAAAATTGTGTCAAcaagtccaagatctttcatcttgaaagTGGATGTTAGAAACTTCTTTGTTTCTAAGATTCCTTTTAAATCATTACTAATGATCAACATATCGTCGACATAGAGACAAAGGAATATTACAGTGGTTTTGCACGTCTTTGTGTATAAACACTTGTCACAAGAATTAGGAATAAATCCATTTGAGAGTATTACAGAGTCAAATTTTTGATGCCACTGTTTTGGTGCTTGTTTTAGTCCGTATAAGGATTTGACAAGTTTACACACCTTTTGTTCATTTCCAGGAAGCAGGTAGCCTTCCGGTTGTTCCGTGTAGATTTCCTCATCAAGATCTCCATTTAGGAACGctgttttaacatccatctgatggATTATAAGATCATTCAAAAATGCTAAGGCAAAcaacaatctaatagtagttGTTCTTGCTACTGGTGCGTATGTGTCGAAGTAATTTATGCCTTCTTTCTGTCTAAATCCTTTTGCCACTAATCTGACTTTATAAGTGTTTAGAGTACCATCGCTATGGTATTTCTTCttaaacacccacttgcatccaatgggccttgatcccttaggtaagtcaacaagttcccaagtgtggttTGATACAATTGATtccatttcatcttggatagcATCTTTCCAAAAAGTGGAGTCCCTTGAAGTTATTGCTTCCTTATAAGTTTTTGGATCATCTTCCACTTGAAGAATAATCGGAATGCGTTGAACAAAGTTCTTACAATTTCCCTCAACAAGATAAAAGGAAATAGATTGAGAATCAATCTCATCTGGTCCTAGATTCTTTGTTTTCCGAATTCTCTTGCTTATCCTAGGCTCGGGTTGTGGTTCAATGATTATAGGAGTGCCTTCAGTTTGTATTTCTACAATCCGAGAAGAGTTATCTTCATGAGATTCTTTATTAGTGGCCGACTCCGATCCTTTATCCTTTATGATAAGGTTTTCAAAGAATTCTACATCCCGGGATTCAACAATTACATTAGATTCTAGATTTAAGAGTCTATATGCTTTACTGTGTTGTGCATATCCTACAAAAGCACATCTTATTCCTCGAGGACCCAACTTGGTTCTTTTAGGGTCCATGTTTTTGTAGTATGCCACACACCCCCACACTTTAAAGTAACCGATATTTGGCGTTCTGCCTTTCCATGACTCATATGGAGATATACCAGTTTTCTTTAACGGAATTCTATTGATTATATGACAGGCGGACAATAATGCCTCACCCCACAAGTTAAGGGGTAATTTAGAATGCATCAACATggcattcatcatctcttgatatgttcgattctttctttctgccatgccattttgttgcGGTGTTCGTGGTGCCGAACATTCATGTATTATACCGTGCTCTTCACAGAATGCATCAAATTCAATTGAAAAGTATTCGCCGCCCCTATCACTTCTAAGGACCTTTATActtttatttaattgattttcgACTTCTGCTTTATAAGTCTTAAAGGCATTAAATgcatcatctttatgctttaagAGATATACATGAGTGTATATAGAGGAATCGTCTATGAATGTAATAAAGTATCTATTCCCTCCACGTGTCAACATGCCATTAAATTCGCACAAATCTGAGTGCACAAGATCAAGTAATTTCGTTTTcctttcaacacttttgaaaggcttcttaatcatttttgattcaacacataattcacattttttgaaatcctttatattacatgaaattagtccagatttaattagtctcttcataGAACTAATACCACAATGTGCTAATCTATTATGCCATAAAGAAACGGAATCAAGCATGTAAGCGgaattagaaatttcattaataatattatCATTAGTACATAGTTTGATCATTCCCTCTGCGGAATATCCTTTTCCAATGAATACACCATTACGGGTCAAAATAAGTTTGCCCGATTCATATACAGATTTAATACCCGGTTTTCCTAATAAATCTCCACTAACAAGATTCCTATTCATGTCTggaacatgaagcacatttacAAGTGTAACTTTCTTTCCAGAAGTGAAGTTAAGTTCGACCGAACCGGTTCCAACAACTTTAGAGCGGACTTCATTTCCCATTTGTACCTCTTGTCCATCAATTGCTTCAGAATAGGTTTTGAATGCAGCCTTGTCATAAGTAACATGCACCGTAGCACAAGTGTCATACCACCAACCTTGAACTTTTCCTTTGATTGCCATAATTTCGCTCACTGTAGCAATTATGTCATCATCTGATCGAATTGCATTGATCTcattttttgctttattttgtcTGCAATCTCGAGCATAGTGTCCAGGTTTACCGCATACGAAACATCCGTTCTTTGGACCTTTATGACCGCCATAGTTCTTGAACTTGTTATGTTCTTTCTTTGGTCCAAGATGACTCTTCATGCCATCATGTCTCTTCTTTCCCTTGTTGGTCACAGCGTTTGTTTTGAAATGAGTAGGGGTTCTGATTTCTCCCTCTCCTTCTATTCCTCCTCGATTCGAAGATGTTTCTGAATTTTCTCCAAGGAGAAGTCCTCGGAACTGTGCAACAATTTCTTTCGGTAGCCTTTCCATGAAGGTGGTAATTTTGCAATAATTGCACCGACTTGGAAGGTCTCAGGGATGTTTATTTTTACTGCCTTTATTTATTGACCAGAACTTGCAATTCATGCACTTGGGGAAGAATGGGCTTAGAATCTAAGAATTTAAAATCGAAATATTTAGATATTAAGAACTTCTTCGTACCTTCCTCTTCAGCCTTGAACTTGAATTCTAGTGCCTTCCATATTTCTGTTGCCGATGGATTGTCTGTGTAGAGGTCGTAGAGACGATCAGATAAAGTATTCAGAATGTGTCCTCGGCAAAGCAGTTCTTCCTCCTTGCGTTTCTTGCGCTCCTTCTTGAGttcttccgaatcattttctgttgGTTCAGGTATTGGTTGTAGGT is a window of Lathyrus oleraceus cultivar Zhongwan6 chromosome 6, CAAS_Psat_ZW6_1.0, whole genome shotgun sequence DNA encoding:
- the LOC127094740 gene encoding uncharacterized protein LOC127094740, with product MERLPKEIVAQFRGLLLGENSETSSNRGGIEGEGEIRTPTHFKTNAVTNKGKKRHDGMKSHLGPKKEHNKFKNYGGHKGPKNGCFVCGKPGHYARDCRQNKAKNEINAIRSDDDIIATVSEIMAIKGKVQGWWYDTCATVHVTYDKAAFKTYSEAIDGQEVQMGNEVRSKVVGTGSVELNFTSGKKVTLVNVLHVPDMNRNLVSGDLLGKPGIKSVYESGKLILTRNGVFIGKGYSAEGMIKLCTNDNIINEISNSAYMLDSVSLWHNRLAHCDLCEFNGMLTRGGNRYFITFIDDSSIYTHVYLLKHKDDAFNAFKTYKAEVENQLNKSIKVLRSDRGGEYFSIEFDAFCEEHGRTPNIGYFKVWGCVAYYKNMDPKRTKLGPRGIRCAFVGYAQHSKAYRLLNLESNVIVESRDVEFFENLIIKDKGSESATNKESHEDNSSRIVEIQTEGTPIIIEPQPEPRISKRIRKTKNLGPDEIDSQSISFYLVEGNCKNFVQRIPIILQVEDDPKTYKEAITSRDSTFWKDAIQDEMESIMDVKTAFLNGDLDEEIYTEQPEGYLLPGNEQKLEMARFLASIPINSNPPSPASEDSMKKWHQKSKILEKLEENECEKCGKFGEFCEIFGFDLKK